Proteins from a single region of Ziziphus jujuba cultivar Dongzao chromosome 1, ASM3175591v1:
- the LOC107404851 gene encoding uncharacterized protein LOC107404851, translated as MGVDYYSILKVQKNATDDDLKKAYRKLAMKWHPDKNPNNKKEAEAKFKQISEAYEVLSDPQKRQIYDQYGEEGLKDMPPPGSNGFPFGHGSGGNSSGFNPRNAEDIFAEFFGSSPFGFGSSGIGRSSRFQSEGGGMFGGFGGSENIFRSYSEGGMPKKPAPVESKLPCSLEELYSGSTRKMKISRTVVDANGRQVPETEILTIDVKPGWKKGTKITFPDKGNEQLNQLPADLVFVIDEKPHDFYKRDGNDLIVNQRITLAEALGGTTVNLTTLDGRNLSLPVTDIVSPGYELVVSQEGMPIVKEPGSRGDLRIKFEVKFPTRLTPEQRAGLKRALGG; from the exons ATGGGGGTGGATTACTATAGCATATTGAAGGTGCAGAAGAACGCCACCGACGATGATTTAAAGAAAGCTTATAGGAAGTTGGCAATGAAATGGCACCCTGACAAGAACcccaacaacaaaaaagaagcCGAAGCCAAATTCAAGCAGATCTCCGAGGCTTATGag GTCCTGAGTGACCCTCAAAAAAGGCAGATTTATGATCAATATGGGGAAGAAGGGTTGAAGGATATGCCACCGCCTGGAAGTAACGGTTTCCCATTTGGACATGGCAGTGGCGGTAACTCTAGTGGATTCAATCCTAGAAATGCAGAGGACATCTTTGCAGAGTTCTTTGGAAGTAGTCCTTTTGGATTTGGGTCATCAGGAATTGGGAGGTCTTCAAGATTTCAGTCAGAAGGAGGGGGAATGTTTGGAGGATTTGGTGGGAGCGAGAATATTTTTCGATCATATAGTGAGGGTGGCATGCCTAAGAAACCAGCACCCGTGGAAAGCAAATTGCCTTGCAGCCTTGAGGAACTATACTCTGGATCAACGAGGAAAATGAAGATCTCAAGGACAGTGGTTGATGCCAATGG ACGTCAAGTTCCAGAAACAGAAATATTAACAATTGATGTGAAGCCTGGATGGAAGAAGGGAACAAAAATCACTTTTCCGGACAAAGGGAATGAGCAGCTAAACCAGCTGCCAGCAGACCTTGTGTTTGTGATCGATGAGAAGCCCCACGACTTTTACAAGAGAGATGGTAATGACCTCATTGTGAACCAAAGGATCACACTGGCTGAGGCACTGGGTGGAACAACTGTAAATCTTACAACACTCGACGGTCGTAATCTATCACTCCCAGTGACTGACATTGTGAGCCCTGGATACGAGCTTGTTGTTTCCCAGGAAGGAATGCCAATAGTGAAAGAACCTGGTAGCAGAGGTGATCTGAGGATCAAATTTGAAGTAAAATTCCCTACACGATTGACACCAGAGCAACGCGCAGGACTAAAACGAGCTTTGGGAGGTTGA